ACTAAGACAAAGTTTAAGTTAGAGTTCAAAACTCAAGAACCCAACAAAACTCAAGACCACCATCAGAGAAAAtttaaatcgtttttttcaaaaattaaaattattggttcaccattagtaaaccattggttaaccaaaatCTCCCTTCGCATTGATTTCCAAGTACCAGGTCTTTCTCTTCCACTCGCAGCTACTTTTCCACCACTGCTGGAAATTCATCAGCTCCGGCGAAGCAACAGCCTACACAAagcaaacaaatcaaacaataaACATGCCATAATTTTCAACTAACTTGAAAATTAATATTccaatactttaaaagtaatgACACACACTATAGACTAGAGATGAAATGCATCAGATCTAGCataatacaaatcaaaaacagCAAACTACAAACCATAAGAACGGAGCTacagaaaatcaaacaataagtaggcaataatattaaaaattaaagataaactaaaagaaaaatgatCGAACCTGAGCAATAAACAGAGAGAACCCGCTGGATTATTGATGCATGAAGACAAAGTGAAGCTCCGGCGAAGCAACGAAGTGTcgatttcttcattttttgcaGGGGGGTTTTAGGAGGCTGACCTAGTTGAAACCATTCTGAATTCAAATTATGAAAAACTACTGAAATGGGAAGTTTGAAAGAAATGGAAACTGGAGTTTGAATGGAGAAAAGGAAGGTGAAAATCTCGCAAGAATCACGACATACAATCTCTCAGATTTTGGAACcgtatttttctcattttgaaagtataaaaattgaatttagaaAGGTTAAAAATCGAATAATAAGAGATGAAATGACAAATCTCAAGTTTCAAACTTAGGGTGgtaattatctaattaatttggGCTAATCCCGTAATCCCTCTAAAAAAGTCAATCCAAATTGGCTTAAAACTGAAACATTTAGGGCTTATTAGGCTCAGAACTATTCAAGGCTTGTTTGGCACAGAACTATACAGAGGTTGTGTGGGCCAACTTAAATGAGCCCAAAATGTAAAACCCACAAACAGACATGAACTACTGACTTTGCGTGACTGCCAAAACTAAAAGTTCGCTAAACACTGCCCACTTCGATTCTGTAGCTCTCGCCGGAAATGAAATCATACTCTCAATTTGTGTCTTCTTCTCAATACCCACTTCAGTTTTGCTCACCTAGAACCACATTAAACTCGTATATACCCTTTGTTTCTTCAGTGTCTAGCAGTAGTCTAACAAAGGGCAGGGTTGAGGGTTTATGCATCACTAGAGCCATGACCGGTTCATCAAACGAAACTAACAATAAAGAGACCAAGTTATGGGGTGGAAGGTTTGAGAAGAGTGTTACTGATATTGTTGAGAAATTTACTGAGTCTATTTCCTTTGATAAGCACCTTTATAAGCATGATATTATGGGTAGCAAGGCTCACGCTTCAATGCTCTGCCAACAGGTTCTTCTTTCATCTATTATttgtttcctttgaaaaatattacaagTATGATATATCTTTGTTTGGTTGCTGAGAAAATTGGTTTTGAGCAAAGGAAAATATACTTTTTAGTGTAAATTTACTTTGGCTTTTGCCTTAGTCACTTAATTTTCTTGTAAATATACTTTTCAGTGTAAACCCACAATGCAATGTATGTAAATTTGTTAACATTTAACTGAATTAGTGGGATCGGTTATTGCTGCTGATTGTATATGGTACTACTTTTATCCCTTGACTCGTTAATTTTTCATGTGAATTCAGTAAAAGGTGTAAAATTCCCAAGCAGTGCATTGTTAACTTTTTGATGATTTAGATAGAACGGTCACTATGCCTTTTTATGAAATGCACATGGCGTAATGCGTTTGTCTTTGTAGGGATTGATGAGTGCCAGTGATAAGGATAGCATTTTACAAGGTCTCGACGAGATCCAAAAATGCATTGAAGCGGGTGAGTTTGTGTGGAGGACAGATAGGGAGGATGTTCACATGAATATTGAGGCTGCACTTACTGATATGATTGGCGAGCCAGCAAAAAAACTGCATACTGCTCGGAGCAGAAATGATCAGGTCTTGACTGATTTTCGCCTATGGTGTCGCGATGCTATTGATAGAATCATTGTATCCATCAAACATCTACAAGTTGCGTTGGTGACTTTGGCTTTGGATAATGAGGGGTTAATAGTTCCTGGCTATACGCATTTGCAAAGAGCACAGCCGGTTTTATTGTCACATCTTCTGTTGGCTTATGTTGAGCAGGTACTTCGCTGTCTATCCCCACATTATCATATTTCCTAATTTTTTACTGGTTGATATGGTTGAGATTTGACTTCCTTCTGAGCTAAGGAagcatattttaaatttcatatttctTAGACCTAAACTCAGAATAGATGTATTAACTATGTTCACTGGCTAGAAAACAAAATAATGCTAAACATTAATTCCAAGTTGCAGTTTGAAACTTCATCTGTTGTTACCAACATTATATTTGTGACATCTCTTCTGGATTCTACGTATAGACAATAAGTTTAGCTCTTAACTTTGTTTATAGTACTCTTGGTGTCTCCGTAGATGATAAATTTTCAATGGCACTGTCTTGTAGCTTGAACGTGATGCCAGCCGTTTACACGATTGTAGAGTAAGGCTGAATTTCTGCCCCTTGGGTGCATGTGCATTGGCAGGCACTGGTCTACCTATTGATAGGTTTATGACTTCCGATGCTCTGGGATTCACTGCTCCAATGAGGAACAGGTATCTGCATAAtcttttatatttgaatattttaagatacaaatttgacaaaaacataaatatcaTTTGCTTCCCTATTTTTACCGGTAATCAAAGAATATACTGTTGATTTCCAATCACTTGACCAAATTAGTTTGGTTACCTCTATTGTTCTAGCTTCTGATTTATCAGTCCAAATGAATATCCTAGTTTATTTATTCATGTAATGTAACTGTAATGCACATCGTGGAAAATGCTTTTAATAAGGCAACACTCTCCGCACGGTGCTATATGTGATATCAGTTATTTTTGCTCCCAACTGCGGTACATGGCCATTACATACggtttatcatttttatcatATTTCCTCTCAGCTTATGTACTGCACCTAATTAATGATATTTTCATCCTTGGAATAGTTGGTTATGTTTCGTTGTTTTTACAGTATTGATGCAGTATCAGACCGTGATTTCGTCTTGGAGTTTCTTTCTGCTAACTCCATCACAGCCGTTCATCTTTCTCGGTTGGGTGAAGAATGGGTATTGTGGGCTTCAGAGGAGTTTGGATTTATCACTCCTAGTGATTCTGTTTCCACCGGAAGTAGCATTATGCCTCAGAAGAAAAATCCTGATCCTATGGAACTTGTTCGAGGAAAATCTGCTAGAGTCATTGGAGACTTGGTTACACTTCTCACACTATGCAAAGGACTTCCGCTTGCTTATAATCGCGATTTGCAGGTGCACAATTAATTAACTGTTGAAATGCAGTAAAGAAAtatgtcaaataaaataatgGGATATTTCTAGTCACAGATCTTTTGCTTTTCCGGTCCATTGCTCTTCCTCTTAAATTATCTATcctaatcaatatatatatttggattCTACTGTCTATTGTATTTATTCTGAAGATGCTGGAGTTTGATTTAATTCTATTTCCATGACAGGAAGATAAGGAACCTGTGTTTGACAGCGTGAAGACTATAATAGGGATGCTTGAAGTTTCAGCTGAGTTTGCACAGAACATCACCTTTAATACTGTAAAAATTCAAAAGGCGCTGCCAGCTGGCTTTCTCGACGCCACGACACTTGCTGATTATCTTGTTAAAAAGGCAAGTCATGAATCCCATTGTTTATGAGAGCGTATATTTTCTCCGGTTTTCAAGTTTTCCACATGATTGACCCATCTAAATTTTTCTGCAGGGAATGCCTTTCAGGACTTCGCACGATGTCGTGGGAAGATCCGTCGCCTTGTGTCTTTCAAAAAGCTGTCAGCTTCAGGATCTAAGTCTTGACGAAATGAGAAGTTTAAGTCCTGTTTTCGAGGACGATGTATATGAATATCTTGGAGTTGAAAATGCTGTTAAGAAATTTGGTTCGTACGGTTCCACTGGGTCGGCTTGTGTTGCCGATCAACTCGACTATTGGGTCACGAAACTTGAAATTAGCAGAAGCAGAACCCACTAGCAAACAGTGTTGGAGAATACAAATGGAGTTATTATCAAGACTTGAAGATCCCATCTGAGGACTTGGAAGGCTGTGTCATTTTAGACTCAGCAACTGGTTGATGCAGAGTTTTAATAAACACTTAAGATGAGAGCATCACCAACAAGAGGCTGGTACAATTTTCAGAAATTAAGTGATTATGCAGTTCTGAACATCAATTTTGTGTTGCAGTAGAAGCATTTAACATCTGGTGACATTTATGTATTTTTCcatctattttatatttatctgtCTCGCTGACTGCCCAATATAATCATTTGTTGTTGAATGAACTGTCCAACAAATTTTGAAAACCCCGATccaaaaattgaatcaaacaatttatttgaataaaatcaaattatatttattttggttaacacatacatatgtatatattaatatatacttCAGTTATTAGATGTAATTAGGTCGATGCCGGTGCGTTTTGCGGATgatattgaataattttatatttaatttaattattttttttataatgagatgtatatttcaattaaatttataaatttcatcaaatttttagtttacattaaataatttaacttaatataaattgaattttatcaCTTATTAACATTATACAGTTAAATTTGTGactaaacttaaaaaaaatcatagttaataatttttaaatattattaatacattaataactcttcaaaatttatagctttaaacttttgaaattataataattaaaatttaattaattaaacttagaatttaattttaaatacattttgtttttgaacctataaatattaataatatatattaaaacttttGAAATGATTTAACTTACAAACACAAATAAAAGCTtttcaaatttcataatcatcaaaattataaaattctttaagtttaaatttttattagttaattaaattttaaatgtttttcatattttgtaacataaaataatataaaaaatcttTTAATCTCACAATTacatttgttaattttatataatgttattttattaatagGAAAGAGCACCTAAACTAGATTGGAAGCAGACGTTTTTctggttgttttttttttagcaaAGATAGAGCAAATAccataatgaaaaaaatgaaaatctagAGAGCATTGATGAATTATTTACCTAATGAATGACAGTCCTGAAAATTCCCTTCAAAATTTCAATATATTGGGGAACTATGTATTACACATCTCAACTTTCAAATGTAAAAGTTATTGCAGTTCCAATCATTTGAACATTCTGTAGCCTATGGAGCTCAGCTCCTGGGCAGGAAAACCATGTGTTTGTGATTTACAACAACATACCAGTTTTAGTAGATGAATTTATTCTATTTAAGTTTCTATGTTTCAGACTGCTGACCTTTTAGCCCTCGTTAACCTCGTAGGTTTAACTGTCACAGCCATATTAGTCCTCTCAGCAGTTTCTGGTATTAGAGAAGATGATTCTGCCATGTCAAGCTGAGAAACTTGTTTGCGCCCTCGCGTTTTCTTTCCAGGCTTTTTTGGACTTGGATTTACCTACAATGACGTAAGATTAAAGATATTCCATTAGCTCAATGTTAAAGTAAACGAAAAAATGGCAAGACAACAAGCAAATGAACAGAGCCACAGAGGAGAAGAGTTGACAGGAATTACCACTGCATTTCCAATTTCAGATAAAGGCTTCCTTCTTGGTAAATTATCATTATCCATATCAGAAGCTTGAGGCACAGCAATGCCTTTCTCTGTTTCTGTGTTGCCTAAACTTTGCGCTGTATCTATAGCCACCTCCTGTTGAAGTGAGTCATCTTTTCTGTTTTTGCACTTAGAGGCTGTACACCCACATCCTGTACCACAGGAGCCAAAAGCAGCCAGGCACTCGCATTTCGAGGTCTTGCAAAGAGATCTTTTACTGCAAGAGCAGCACACTCGTTCTGTAGATTTCCCCAACACTACATTGTTTCCCCCAGAATCTTCTGACTGAAATGAGTAATAACTACTACTTCCAGAAGAAACACAAGGTTTAACAGGATCCACCTGGCCAACAAATGTCGCTGCTGAATCAATTCCCTATTTTTATGATTAACAGGCAACGCTAAATAATATCCATCTCTGCACTATGACGAGTCTATGGCAGTTTCTCTTCCATTAAAGCTACATCATATCATCAAAGCTCTAGTAGCATACAACTAAGGGTTGGGAGTTGGGAAGATCAGGAGAAGCAAGAAATAACAACCAGATAATGCACTTACATCTAGCCTTTTCATATGAACTTTTGCCTTTGGTATTCCTAGTTGATTAACCACATTACTTAGCTTGAAAACTTCTTCTTTCAGCTCTCTTAACTCTGATTCCCTCACCATGCAGTCCGCTTCTTTCTGCTGCAACTGGCATctaaaaagaagagaaaagaagaaggtCCGATAAGACTTTGCAGAATTTGGTAGTCAGTTAACATGGAGGAATGTGCAGCAACAGGCATCATGTATAACATTACTAAGAAGATTGTAATTTCCATTTTGGTCGCTATGAAAAAAGCTTCAGCAACTTATCTTACCTGAAATTTTCTTCCCTCAGCATCTCTGCTTCTTCCTCGTACTTTAGGACCTCATCTGCCATCCTAGCCAAATGCATTgcttaaatcaatttaaatataaactacAAGTACAACTAGATAATAAAATCACCATCCacttaaaaattcaattaaagaaATCTTCAAAACCCCAAATTAAAAGGCTATGGAGAAGTAACATGCTTAAAAGTCAGTACCACTGTAAAGAGAAATGGTATACAATAGGAACGGGTATGACTATATACACTCCTCCTAAAGTGTATTTCTATCTTTTCATTAATACATGAATGGAGTGTAAGAAACCTTTTCTGAAGT
This region of Mercurialis annua linkage group LG1-X, ddMerAnnu1.2, whole genome shotgun sequence genomic DNA includes:
- the LOC126664870 gene encoding argininosuccinate lyase, chloroplastic, whose product is MKSYSQFVSSSQYPLQFCSPRTTLNSYIPFVSSVSSSSLTKGRVEGLCITRAMTGSSNETNNKETKLWGGRFEKSVTDIVEKFTESISFDKHLYKHDIMGSKAHASMLCQQGLMSASDKDSILQGLDEIQKCIEAGEFVWRTDREDVHMNIEAALTDMIGEPAKKLHTARSRNDQVLTDFRLWCRDAIDRIIVSIKHLQVALVTLALDNEGLIVPGYTHLQRAQPVLLSHLLLAYVEQLERDASRLHDCRVRLNFCPLGACALAGTGLPIDRFMTSDALGFTAPMRNSIDAVSDRDFVLEFLSANSITAVHLSRLGEEWVLWASEEFGFITPSDSVSTGSSIMPQKKNPDPMELVRGKSARVIGDLVTLLTLCKGLPLAYNRDLQEDKEPVFDSVKTIIGMLEVSAEFAQNITFNTVKIQKALPAGFLDATTLADYLVKKGMPFRTSHDVVGRSVALCLSKSCQLQDLSLDEMRSLSPVFEDDVYEYLGVENAVKKFGSYGSTGSACVADQLDYWVTKLEISRSRTH